The genome window TTGCTTCCATGTACGACGAATATCGCCATACACAATTGCCGTTCTTTCTGGGTAAATAGCCGCCGTTCGCTCTAAAAAGCTTAAGGGGGTCAACGCCGAGTAATTAGCCTGATTTTGGCCTAAGTGTAGATCGTAAATGCTCTCTTTATGATTGCGTTGCGTGCTGGACATAGTGGACCTCTTATTGTTATATCCCCAGAAGCCGCTTGATTGTCACCTGTACAAACAGGAAACGTTGTGACTTCTACAATGGCTAGACAAACAACATAGAGGAAGAGTTTTACGGCATTTTTGCGCAAATCCTACGAAATGTATCAACCCACTCTAATTGGCTGACTTTTCCTTTATTATAAAAGGCACCCATAGGCACAACCCTATTCATAATAAAAAACTATCTGCCACACAGGTAATTACGTGCTGTATTCTCGCTTAACTCATCGTTTTCTTTTAGGCATCGTGGCTATTGTTGCCGCAATAGTTATCGCGTTTTATATCTATTCTGTCCCGTTCATAAAAAGCACTGTCTTTGGTATCGAACGCAATGCCAGTCATATTGCTTTAAACAATGTCTTTGAGCTGGCTAACAAAATGCAGGCAGGAACGGCGGAATACCAGGCCCAAGTGCTCGCGTCAAACCGAGAAAGGCTTCGTGCCATCATTGATACAGCCACCTTCTTTTTTCAAGAGCAACTTTCACTCTTAATCGAATCGGGTGTCGAGCCTGCATTGGCTAAAGAACAAGTGCTGCAGCAAATCAAGAAACTCAAATACGGAGAAGATGATTACCTATGGGTAGCCAACACTGATTACCAATTGATCTCGCACCCCGACCCCGCTTTCCAAGGTAAAAATACACGGGACATGCTGGACGAGCAGGGCAACGCCATTATGCCCTCGGTAATAGAAGCGGCGATTAAAGAAAGCGAAGGTTTTTATAAATATCGCTGGAGTCGACTCAATGACGACGAGCTCATTGAGAAATTCTCGTATGTTAAGTATTTCCCAGAATGGTCACTCGTTTTTGGATCTGGCGTGTACATCGATGATATAGAGGCCGAGGTCAAAAATCGCCGCGAAGCCGCTCTGGAAGAGCTGCGCCAAGCATTCGATGAGATTAAAATTGCCGAGACGGGCTACCTGTTTATTTTTAATGAAAAGGGGAAAATGCTGGTTCATCCCAACAATAATATCGATGGCGTGGACTTTAGAGCATTAAAAAATCCGGTAACCAACCGAGACATCATGCGCGACCTCATCAATGTTGCTGACACCGGAAAAGAGCTCTACTACAAATGGGACCGCCCCTCCGATCCAGGAAACTACCGTTATGAGAAGGTATCACTGGTTCGTTTTCTGCCCGGGTTTAATTGGTATATCTGTTCATCCGTATACCTTGATGAATTGCAAGCCAGTTCTAAATTACTGGCCGATCGAATTTTAACCATCGCCCTTATCGCGCTGATCGTCGCTTCTTTGCTGGCCATTGTTTTTGTCTATCACATCACCCGCCCACTGCGGCATTTATCAGAAACAGCCCACCGTATTAGCAATGGAGAACTCAATGTAACTACAGATATCCACCGCAAAGACGAGATAGGAGTGTTAGCACGTGCTTTTGATCGCATGGTTGACCAACTAAGCCAAAATATTAAAGAGCTGGATAACCAAGTTAACAAACGCACATCGCAATTATCTAAACGTAACCGGCAGCTCAGCATTGCCATGCAACAGGTGCAGGACACCACTCATAACCTTCAACTAATGGAAGAGCGCCAACGTCTGATTCTAGATACCCTACCTGCCCAAATCGCTTATATTGATGAACATCAGCGTTATGTATTTGTTAACCAAGGTTATGCCGACGCATTTAACCTAAGCAAAGACGAGATTATCGATCGTTTTCTTTGGGACGTTATTGGCCAAGACATGTATCAAGAGATTCGGCCACATGTTCTATCAGCGCTCAATGGAGCCACTAATAGCTTTGAATATACGATGCAGTTACAGGGCTACACACGTATCACCAAGCGCACACTCATTCCTTTTTGCCCTGCTCCGCAATTTGGCTCAGCTACCGTGCACGGTATGATCAACCTATCCATCGACATTACGGCTGAACGCGAAGCAGAAGAACGGTTGCAAATAGCGCAACGTATGAACACGGTTGGTCAACTCGCAGGGGGTTTAGCACACGATTTCAACAACTTGCTTACCATCTTGCAAGGCAACTTACAGTCTATCGAGCATAACCCTAATACACCTCCTTCCTTGATGAGCAACATACAACCCGCTATACGAGCAATCAAACGAGGGGCCAATATCACCAGTCGGTTACTCAGTTTTGCGAGAAGGCAGCCCCTCAGAGCAACAGCCGTCAACCTTCCCTTACTTATGGACGATTTTGTTTCCCTCATGAAGGGCTCGCTACCCAACGACATTAATCTAGTACTCAGCTTAGACGCTTCGTTAGCAACCCCGTGGTGTGACAGCGGGCAACTTGAAGATGCGATGGTCAATCTCGTACTCAATGCTAGAGATGCCATGAAAGACAAAGGGACAATAACGGTTGTCGCCAAAAATAGAACGGTAACCGACGGGTTATATTTTGATGAAGAAGTCCGTCCTGGTCAGTATGTTGAGATCACCATTAAAGATGAAGGCACCGGCTTCTCTGATTTAGCCATATCCCGCGCGTTCGACCCCTTCTTTACAACTCAACAAACAACCAACTCGTCTGGTCTTGGCTTAAGCATGGTATATGGATTCGTTAAACAGTCGAACGGGTACATTGCGCTAGCAAATCATATCGATGGGGCTTTTGTAAGCCTCCTACTCCCCGTCGCAAGCGCTCTACCTAATAAAAACATGCCTAGCCAAACCTCTGCCTGCGACCAAGGTGGACTAGCGTTACTGGTCGATGATGAAGATGATGTGCGCTCGCTAGTGCGCGAACAGTTAATTCGGCTGGGATATTCAGTGGTTGAATCCAGCACAGCTGACGAAGCCATCAACCTGTTGGGATCAATACCCAATATTGGTTTAGTGGTGTCAGATGTTGTAATGCCCGGCCAACATGATGGTTACCAACTTTCCGAGCACGTCGCTCAGCAAATACCTAACTGTCGCGTGGTGTTAATGAGCGGATTTCCGCAACGCCACGGAAACGAAGCATTGGAATATTGCGTTTTACAAAAGCCGTTTACACAAAACGACCTACTTGTCGCTATTCAACAAGCGGTAAAGCACAGGTAAATTCGTACCGGAAAAACGATAATGACAAGAAAAATAATTTATATCGTAGATGACGAGCCAGATATCTGCCAAATCATAGCCCAACAGTTAAATCAGCATGGCTATGAAACGCGTACGTTTCAAACGGGGCAACAAGCGTCTGCCGCTATCCACAGACGCAAGCCGGATTTATGTATCATTGATTTAGGCCTACCGGATATGGATGGAATATCACTGGTCAAAGAGTACTGTGATACGTCAGGGATGGGTGTCATTATAATCTCAGGCCGCGGGTCAACCACCGATCGTATCTTGGGATTAGAGTTTGGTGCTGACGATTATTTAGCAAAGCCTTTTGAACCAAGAGAGTTGGTAGCTCGGGTTAACAGCCTGTTTCGCCGTCTAGAACACATTAACCATGTTAGCCATTCCGGCAATAAAGACCGAAAAGCACGGTTTGCCGATTGGGTATACGACCCAAACACACTGACTTTATACCACCAAACACAAACTCTTTCTTATGAGCTTTCCTCGGCCGAAGCCACCCTACTCAATCGATTGCTGCAAGCCCCTCGGCAAGTTCTGTCCCGTGACCAATTACTCCACGGCTTTGCCGACCCATTTGACCGCAGTATCGACGTAAGAATGTCACGCTTACGAAAGAAGGTTGAAACAGACCCTAAACATCCTACGCTCATCAAAACTATCTATGGAGCAGGCTATATCCTGACGTGCGAAGTGAGTTGGCAAGCATAGTGGAGCTCTCACCCCACTATGGAGTTAACCTACCCCAACAAATGCAACGCGCACAATTTATTTCCAGCGGGGTCACGCAAATACGCTAAGTAAAGATCACCTAAACCGCTTTCGCGTTTACCCGGTGGGTTTTCACATGTGGTACCACCATTAGCAAGACCGACCTCATGCCATTTGTCCGCTATCTCCGGGCTAGCTGCCGCAAAACCAATGGTACAGCCGTTACCATGGAAAGCAGGCTCACCATTGATAGGCTTTGTAAGCGCAAAAATACCGGTATCTGTAATGTAGAGACACCGTCCTTTATCATCCATTACTCCGGGTGCGTGGCCCATAGTTGCAAGCACCGCATCATAGAAATCTCTTGATGCCTGCATATCATTGACACCTACCATTATGTGACTGAACATCATTTTTTCCTTTTTATTGGTTATGTTCTACACCCAAGTGACTTGGGATTTCTGAGCAGTAAAAAGACAGCATACATTTAAAAATATGTACTATTACCTATCCATTTTACAATTTTCGAAGTATTTCGCAGAAAATGTATTAATAGAGAGACTGTATAGATATATAATTCAGTGATGATTAATGGCGCCTCTCGATAATGCCATCATTCTGGATTACCATTTAGTGAATTTCTAGACCCTCTTTAATAAGGATGTTAATGAAATCTTATAAAGCACTATTTATAGGTTCCCCCGGGTCAGGCAAAACAACCGCCATACGCAGTATCAGCGAAATTGATGTCGTTGACACTGATACCAAGGTATCGGACTCTACAATTAAACGTAAACGTACGACCACTGTCGGTATGGACTACGGCAAATTAACGTTAAACGACGATACCAGCCTTCATCTATACGGTACTCCCGGGCAAGAGCGTTTTAAGTTCATGTGGGACTTAATGGTCAGTGATCTTGCAAAAGATGCATCTGCAGTTATTTTGCTTGTCGACAACACCCGTAATTACCCGCTTAAAGACTTGGATTTCTACTTAGATGAGTTTTGGGATTACATCATCGGCCGTAACTTTGTGGTCGCAGTGACACGCTCAGACCTTGATGAGACAACTCGTCTTGAAGATTACCAAAACCATTTAAAAGCGCGCGGCATGCTGGCGCCTACAATTTTTATTGATGCACGTAAATCAATGCATGTGCTGGATATTATCAACTCTGCCATGATGCATGATGCTGACAGCGTTAATTGGAGTGATGTTTCACACCGTGTTGCGATGAATGAATTTAAAAAGCGCAATCCAGACCCAAATTCACCTCAATTTGAGTGGTTACGTAAAAGTCGCCCTGTCCCTAAGATGTCTATTGTTGAAGCAGCCACCAAATCACGCGGCATATTAGGTGCATTGCATTTTGATGCCAAAAGCCAAACGATTGACCACTCTCTCAGCAATATGGAGCAACACGAGCTTTTCAAAACGCTTAAGGCCTTAGCGGATACTGTTAGCAAAAAAGCGCCACAATTACCGGCCATTGGTAATATTTCCTTGTTCGGTTACAAACAAGACACACTGGCGTTGTTTATAGAACATGATCAATCCCTTGGGCTGCTCGCCAATGCGAATATGACACATCAACAAATACGCCAACAAGCCGTAGATTTACTTCAGTGGAGTGACAATGTCTCAGATTCTGACCAAGCTGGATAAGCTCTCTGGTAGCGAGTGCAGCGTTCTATTCTCTGGCACCAAGCCCATTGCTTCTAGCTTTCCTAAAGACAAACTGCTCTACCTAAAACTTGGGCATCAAGCTTTTACGCTTATTTTTAAACAAGCGACTAAAACCAACCCTGATTACGATGAAGCACATATTCAAATTGGTCATTATCGCCTCATGTGCTACCGAGTTAACGACACGTCACTTTACATTGCGTTGCTTCCAGAACGTTCCGAGATTCATAAAGCCCAGCGCGTTTTACGAGAATCCCGTCCACTGTTCACTAAAATGATAGCGAAACTAACCCAAGCTTCCGATAAGCTAAAGCCCGCAAACTAAAGCCGTCTTGGTAAAAACCCGCGATGAATGAAACCGCTATACAAAGCTTTGACGCTGCCATAGGCGATGATCCGCATTTACTAATACTAGGCTCCATTCCTGGGGTAAAGTCACTGCAAGAGCACGCCTACTACGCGCATCCACGAAATGCTTTTTGGCCTATCATGACGCACCTCTATCAATTAGACAGCCATGCCCCCTACCAAGAAAAGCTCAGCCAGCTCAATGCAGCAGGTGTAGCCCTATGGGATGTTGCGCAAGAATGTGTTCGCCCGGGCAGCTTGGATAGCAACATCAAACAAAACAGTGTAATTGCAAACCCTATTCAGGCTTTACTGGCCCAATACCCCAGTATTAACGCTATAGCGTTTAACGGACAAGCGGCCGCCAAGCTATTTAAACGACACCACAGTGCACTACTCGAGAATGAGCCATTTCAATTCTACACACTCCCTTCAACCAGCCCTGCCCATGCCTCATTAAATTTTGAGGCTAAGCTCAAGGCATGGTCGGTCATCTTAAACGCTAAACCTTAGCGCATTAACACAGAGTCACCTTGGTACAATGGGCTGTGGGCCGCCGGATCATCGATTTCGCGTTTACGTTCTTCCCGCGGGGTTAACCCGTAATGATTACGGTACGCAGTACTAAAATACGACGCGCTGGTAAAGCCACATGCTAGACCAATTTGCAAAATGGTTTTATCACTTTGCCGCAGCAGCTGTCGGGCATGCTCCAAACGCAATTCTAGATAGTGTTTGGAAGGTACTGTTTGTAAGTGCTTCTTAAACAGGCGCTCTAAATGACGGCGCGATAATCCTACATGATGGGCTAAATCATCAGTACTCAGAGGCTCTTCTATGTTCATTTCCATGAGCGTAACCGCCTCTATCAATTTGGGCTGGCTAGCGCCAATACGCGCCTTTAAAGGTATGCGTTGCGGATCTTCAGATGTACGGATTCGCTCACAGACAAATTGCTCAGAGACACTCGCCGCTAAATCCATGCCGTGCTCTTTACCGATTAAGAACAACATCATATCCATTGCCGCTGTACCACCACTACAGGTGTATCGGTTTTTATCTATCTCGTAGAGGTTATTCGTCACATGCGTGCTAGGGAACTCTTCTCGCAGGCTCGCCAAATCCCACCAATGAATAGTGGCGCGCGTATTCTTCAATAATCCGGCACATGCCAAAATATAAGAGCCCGTACCAATGCCTCCCATCCCCATTGGCCCAATGCCTTGGCGTCGCAACCAACCAATAACGGCTTCATTACCAGTACGCGCGATAGGACTTGCTCCACAGACAAATACGGCATCCAACATAGGCAAATTAGCTAGGCTACAGTTAACTAGCGTTTGTACACCAAAACTACTCGCTACCGCTTCACCATCGTGGCTAATCAGTACAGTTTCATATAACTCTTCACCACTCACCCAATTGGCCATTCGTAACGGCTCAATCGCTGAGGAAAAGGCAATCAACGAAAAGTTAGGTAATAGCAAAAAGCCAAAGCGTTTTGGTATCCATTTTTTTTGTTTTTCTAAAGATTTCACCATTGCTTAACCATACATCTCTACACTATTCTTGGTCGATGTTTTCGCCAGCATACTTTGCAACAGCAAGCGATACTCCCAACTAGTTTCTAAATGTCAGCTTAGCGTAACTTCAGGTCGCCCTAAAGAAATTAACACTCTGTTTATCCGCTGATTTTTTGTCGATACTGATAATAGAAAACAAGAACGAGGTTCAAGTAGCCAAAACAAGCTTGCACCTTTTTTATATCACTGGGTCACGGATACCCTTTTTTATCCGCTGAAATGAGGAACACCCCATGCATAAAGAACCCGTCACACGCGCCTTATTCGATCAGGTGATGGTCCCCAACTATAACCCTCAACAGATGGTGCCAGTTCGCGGACGCGGTTCACGAGTATGGGATCAAGCCGGCAATGAGTATGTCGATTTCACGGGGGGGATTGCTGTCACCGCATTGGGTCACAACCACCCGGCCGTTGTAGATGCGCTAAAAACTCAAGCTGATGAGCTGTGGCATTTAAGTAATATCTTTACTAACGAGCCAGCACTTCGCTTGGCCAAAAAGCTGACGGATATTACATTTGCCGACAAAGTTTTCTTTAGCAACTCCGGTGCAGAAGCCAATGAAGCCGCTTTCAAATTAGCGCGCAAGTACGGTCACGATCATTTTGGAGATGATAAGTACGAAATCATCTCGTTTAAACAATCATTTCACGGCCGCACCTTATTTACCGTAACCGTTGGCGGGCAACCAAAATACTGCGAAGGTTTTGAGCCCGTTCCAGCAGGCGTAAGCCATGTTGAGTACAACAATATTGATTCACTCAAAGCCGCTATCTCTGATAAAACTTGTGCGGTAGTAATGGAGCCTATTTTAGGTGAAGGTGGCGTTATCCCGGCGGCACCAGGTTTTGCACAAGCGGTTAGAGAGCTATGCGATCAATATAATGCACTGCTCATTTTTGATGAAATCCAAACCGGAGTTGGCCGCACCGGCGCTTTTTATGAGTACATGAACCTGGGCGTGACGCCCGATATCCTAACGACTGCCAAAGCGCTGGGTAACGGGTTCCCCAT of Neptunomonas phycophila contains these proteins:
- a CDS encoding aspartate aminotransferase family protein; translated protein: MHKEPVTRALFDQVMVPNYNPQQMVPVRGRGSRVWDQAGNEYVDFTGGIAVTALGHNHPAVVDALKTQADELWHLSNIFTNEPALRLAKKLTDITFADKVFFSNSGAEANEAAFKLARKYGHDHFGDDKYEIISFKQSFHGRTLFTVTVGGQPKYCEGFEPVPAGVSHVEYNNIDSLKAAISDKTCAVVMEPILGEGGVIPAAPGFAQAVRELCDQYNALLIFDEIQTGVGRTGAFYEYMNLGVTPDILTTAKALGNGFPIGAMLTTDKVAASFVFGTHGSTYGGNPLGCAVAETVVDLINSPDVLGQVEAKSALFKSELEAINAKHHIFKEVRGKGLLLGAELIEEWHGKGQQFLAAAREEGLMILVAGPNVLRMAPSLIIPDDDVKAGMAALERAISKVLAA
- a CDS encoding VOC family protein, yielding MMFSHIMVGVNDMQASRDFYDAVLATMGHAPGVMDDKGRCLYITDTGIFALTKPINGEPAFHGNGCTIGFAAASPEIADKWHEVGLANGGTTCENPPGKRESGLGDLYLAYLRDPAGNKLCALHLLG
- a CDS encoding response regulator transcription factor yields the protein MTRKIIYIVDDEPDICQIIAQQLNQHGYETRTFQTGQQASAAIHRRKPDLCIIDLGLPDMDGISLVKEYCDTSGMGVIIISGRGSTTDRILGLEFGADDYLAKPFEPRELVARVNSLFRRLEHINHVSHSGNKDRKARFADWVYDPNTLTLYHQTQTLSYELSSAEATLLNRLLQAPRQVLSRDQLLHGFADPFDRSIDVRMSRLRKKVETDPKHPTLIKTIYGAGYILTCEVSWQA
- a CDS encoding cache domain-containing protein; the encoded protein is MLYSRLTHRFLLGIVAIVAAIVIAFYIYSVPFIKSTVFGIERNASHIALNNVFELANKMQAGTAEYQAQVLASNRERLRAIIDTATFFFQEQLSLLIESGVEPALAKEQVLQQIKKLKYGEDDYLWVANTDYQLISHPDPAFQGKNTRDMLDEQGNAIMPSVIEAAIKESEGFYKYRWSRLNDDELIEKFSYVKYFPEWSLVFGSGVYIDDIEAEVKNRREAALEELRQAFDEIKIAETGYLFIFNEKGKMLVHPNNNIDGVDFRALKNPVTNRDIMRDLINVADTGKELYYKWDRPSDPGNYRYEKVSLVRFLPGFNWYICSSVYLDELQASSKLLADRILTIALIALIVASLLAIVFVYHITRPLRHLSETAHRISNGELNVTTDIHRKDEIGVLARAFDRMVDQLSQNIKELDNQVNKRTSQLSKRNRQLSIAMQQVQDTTHNLQLMEERQRLILDTLPAQIAYIDEHQRYVFVNQGYADAFNLSKDEIIDRFLWDVIGQDMYQEIRPHVLSALNGATNSFEYTMQLQGYTRITKRTLIPFCPAPQFGSATVHGMINLSIDITAEREAEERLQIAQRMNTVGQLAGGLAHDFNNLLTILQGNLQSIEHNPNTPPSLMSNIQPAIRAIKRGANITSRLLSFARRQPLRATAVNLPLLMDDFVSLMKGSLPNDINLVLSLDASLATPWCDSGQLEDAMVNLVLNARDAMKDKGTITVVAKNRTVTDGLYFDEEVRPGQYVEITIKDEGTGFSDLAISRAFDPFFTTQQTTNSSGLGLSMVYGFVKQSNGYIALANHIDGAFVSLLLPVASALPNKNMPSQTSACDQGGLALLVDDEDDVRSLVREQLIRLGYSVVESSTADEAINLLGSIPNIGLVVSDVVMPGQHDGYQLSEHVAQQIPNCRVVLMSGFPQRHGNEALEYCVLQKPFTQNDLLVAIQQAVKHR
- a CDS encoding GTP-binding protein — its product is MKSYKALFIGSPGSGKTTAIRSISEIDVVDTDTKVSDSTIKRKRTTTVGMDYGKLTLNDDTSLHLYGTPGQERFKFMWDLMVSDLAKDASAVILLVDNTRNYPLKDLDFYLDEFWDYIIGRNFVVAVTRSDLDETTRLEDYQNHLKARGMLAPTIFIDARKSMHVLDIINSAMMHDADSVNWSDVSHRVAMNEFKKRNPDPNSPQFEWLRKSRPVPKMSIVEAATKSRGILGALHFDAKSQTIDHSLSNMEQHELFKTLKALADTVSKKAPQLPAIGNISLFGYKQDTLALFIEHDQSLGLLANANMTHQQIRQQAVDLLQWSDNVSDSDQAG
- a CDS encoding GlxA family transcriptional regulator, translating into MVKSLEKQKKWIPKRFGFLLLPNFSLIAFSSAIEPLRMANWVSGEELYETVLISHDGEAVASSFGVQTLVNCSLANLPMLDAVFVCGASPIARTGNEAVIGWLRRQGIGPMGMGGIGTGSYILACAGLLKNTRATIHWWDLASLREEFPSTHVTNNLYEIDKNRYTCSGGTAAMDMMLFLIGKEHGMDLAASVSEQFVCERIRTSEDPQRIPLKARIGASQPKLIEAVTLMEMNIEEPLSTDDLAHHVGLSRRHLERLFKKHLQTVPSKHYLELRLEHARQLLRQSDKTILQIGLACGFTSASYFSTAYRNHYGLTPREERKREIDDPAAHSPLYQGDSVLMR
- a CDS encoding DNA-deoxyinosine glycosylase gives rise to the protein MNETAIQSFDAAIGDDPHLLILGSIPGVKSLQEHAYYAHPRNAFWPIMTHLYQLDSHAPYQEKLSQLNAAGVALWDVAQECVRPGSLDSNIKQNSVIANPIQALLAQYPSINAIAFNGQAAAKLFKRHHSALLENEPFQFYTLPSTSPAHASLNFEAKLKAWSVILNAKP